In the genome of Oncorhynchus mykiss isolate Arlee chromosome 18, USDA_OmykA_1.1, whole genome shotgun sequence, one region contains:
- the LOC110496078 gene encoding free fatty acid receptor 3-like, translating to MPITHLLLSVYIATFLIGVPANILAFCTFCQKVRRKPAPIDILLLNLTISDLIFLTFLPFKMKEAVDDMHWNLPFFLCPVTGFLFYSTIYNSTLLLTAVSVERYLGVAFPIRYALCHRPRYAVVASIICWVVSSLNLSVVYIVPCSHWIYSNGTIMDDPPTTCYLNFTQGQLSILLPVRLELFLVLFCVPFLVCTFCYVNFIRILSRLPNIGRRRRLRAIGLALGTLLVFALCFGPYNVSHVVGFVRKDSESWRDVALLSSTLNACLDPIIFYFSSVAVRSMLSHCFRSFVATLHILKCERGQV from the coding sequence ATGCCGATCACTCATCTGTTGCTGTCTGTTTACATTGCCACCTTCCTGATTGGGGTACCTGCCAACATCCTGGCATTCTGCACCTTTTGCCAAAAGGTGCGCCGCAAACCTGCCCCCATTGACATCCTGCTCCTCAACCTGACCATCTCCGACCTCATCTTCCTCACTTTCCTGCCCTTCAAGATGAAGGAGGCTGTTGATGACATGCACTGGAACCTCCCCTTCTTCTTGTGTCCAGTCACTGGTTTCCTGTTCTACTCCACCATCTACAACAGCACCCTCCTCCTGACCGCGGTGAGTGTGGAGCGCTACCTTGGTGTGGCCTTCCCTATCAGATATGCCCTGTGTCACAGGCCACGCTATGCTGTGGTGGCCAGTATCATATGTTGGGTGGTGTCATCACTGAACCTTAGCGTTGTGTACATTGTGCCCTGCTCCCACTGGATATATAGCAATGGGACCATTATGGACGATCCCCCGACAACGTGCTACCTGAACTTCACCCAAGGCCAGCTCAGCATCCTTCTCCCAGTGCGTCTGGAGCTATTCCTGGTCCTCTTCTGCGTCCCCTTCCTGGTCTGCACCTTCTGCTATGTCAACTTCATCCGTATCCTGTCTCGGCTGCCCAACATCGGGCGGCGGCGGCGCCTGCGGGCCATTGGGCTGGCACTGGGCACCCTTTTGGTGTTTGCCCTCTGCTTTGGGCCCTACAACGTATCCCACGTGGTGGGGTTCGTCCGGAAAGACAGCGAGAGTTGGAGGGATGTAGCGTTGCTCTCCAGTACCCTCAATGCCTGCCTAGACCCCATCATCTTCTATTTCTCCTCAGTGGCTGTCAGGAGCATGCTCAGTCACTGCTTCAGGAGCTTCGTGGCTACACTACACATTTTAAAGTGTGAGAGGGGTCAAGTCTGA
- the LOC110496079 gene encoding free fatty acid receptor 3-like: MVTSEEKAFFVTTTPTVSANMRPANDISCSFALFVYITTFLIGVPANILAFCTFCRKVRRKPAPIDILLLNLTISDLIFLAFLPFKMKEAVDDFNWTLPYFLCPVTGYLFFSTIYNSTLLLTAVSVERFLSVAYPVRFTAPGRVFHTQLACAVFWILSLAHCSVVFVMQLDKDADNTTCYGNFNDVQLITLLPVRLEMSLVLFCVPFLISTFCYVNFIRILSRLPNISQHRRLRAIGLALGTLLVFALCFGPYNVSHMVGIMQNKVPTWRNNAILLTTLNACLDPIVFYFSSSAVRSTLSLCLKRIKAQLNPKATAAHAGNTPDPMDSTHSSSQKFVAAAKSGTNYTPR, from the exons ATGGTAACGAGTGAGGAGAAGGCCTTCTTTG TGACAACAACGCCAACAGTATCTGCCAATATGAGGCCAGCAAATGACATTTCATGCAGCTTTGCGCTGTTCGTCTACATCACCACCTTCTTGATCGGGGTACCTGCCAACATCCTGGCATTCTGCACTTTTTGCCGAAAGGTGCGTCGCAAACCTGCCCCCATCGACATCCTGCTCCTCAACCTGACCATCTCCGACCTCATCTTCCTTGCTTTCCTGCCCTTCAAGATGAAGGAGGCTGTTGATGATTTTAACTGGACCCTCCCTTACTTCCTGTGTCCAGTCACTGGCTACCTGTTCTTCTCCACCATCTACAACAGCACCCTCCTCCTGACCGCGGTGAGTGTGGAGCGCTTCCTCAGCGTGGCGTATCCCGTAAGGTTTACAGCACCAGGCAGGGTTTTCCACACACAGTTGGCCTGTGCAGTTTTCTGGATCCTGTCCCTTGCCCACTGCAGTGTTGTCTTCGTAATGCAATTAGACAAAGATGCCGACAACACTACCTGCTATGGAAATTTCAATGATGTCCAGCTTATTACCCTTCTCCCGGTACGCTTAGAGATGTCCCTGGTTCTCTTCTGTGTACCCTTCCTGATCAGCACCTTCTGCTATGTCAACTTCATCCGTATCCTGTCTAGGCTTCCCAACATCAGCCAGCACCGGCGCCTGCGTGCCATCGGGCTGGCGTTGGGGACTCTGCTGGTTTTCGCCCTCTGCTTTGGGCCCTACAACGTGTCCCATATGGTGGGGATCATGCAGAATAAAGTCCCTACTTGGCGCAACAATGCCATTCTGCTCACCACCTTAAATGCCTGTCTGGACCCCATCGTCTTCTACTTCTCCTCCTCAGCTGTTAGGAGCACTCTCAGCCTCTGCCTGAAGCGAATCAAGGCTCAGCTCAATCCAAAGGCCACAGCCGCCCATGCTGGTAATACACCAGACCCTATGGACTCCACCCATTCGTCCAGCCAGAAGTTTGTCGCTGCTGCCAAAAGTGGGACAAATTACACCCCACGATGA
- the LOC110496800 gene encoding free fatty acid receptor 2, translating into MQVPVKDCVSLTVYSFTFLLGLPSNLLVLFVYVRKARKRGATPNVVYALNLCLANLALMAWLPVKALETFLQDWALPSPLCPVYSFFLFSSMYGSCLFLTAVTVGRYLSIAFPISYKLYRRGRISCFISAALWAVVLLHLSLGLVAEGGGGFVSTSSHNVSVCFENFTQDQLDLLLPLRLEMALLLFLMPLAITAFCTLRCVALVWRSCLPVLGKRRVLAVALSTLAVFVVCYVPYNASHIVGFVLQENVHWRTEAMLSSACNVFLEPVVMLMLSPATPRGLMGRLCGRPSRYSRTEGRHCSKTITRDPLANMGQEDNFN; encoded by the exons ATGCAAGTGCCCGTCAAGGACTGTGTCTCCCTGACGGTCTACTCCTTCACGTTCCTGCTGGGCCTCCCCTCCAATCTGCTGGTGCTCTTCGTGTACGTCCGCAAGGCGCGCAAGCGGGGTGCCACGCCCAACGTGGTATACGCACTCAACCTCTGCCTGGCTAACCTGGCACTGATGGCCTGGCTGCCTGTCAAGGCCTTGGAGACTTTCCTCCAGGACTGGGCTCTTccatcgcccctctgtcccgtcTACAGCTTCTTCTTGTTCTCCTCGATGTACGGCAGCTGCCTCTTCCTCACGGCAGTGACGGTGGGCCGCTACCTCAGCATCGCCTTTCCCATCAGCTACAAGCTGTACCGGCGGGGCCGCATCTCCTGCTTCATCAGCGCTGCCCTCTGGGCAGTGGTACTGTTGCACCTGAGTCTGGGCCTGGTGGCAGAAGGCGGGGGTGGTTTCGTGTCCACCTCCAGCCATAATGTGTCAGTCTGCTTTGAGAACTTCACCCAGGACCAGCTGGACCTGCTGCTGCCATTGCGCCTGGAGATGGCGCTCCTCCTCTTCCTAATGCCACTGGCCATTACCGCCTTCTGCACGCTGCGCTGCGTAGCCCTGGTGTGGCGGTCCTGCTTGCCCGTCCTGGGAAAGAGGCGCGTCCTGGCCGTGGCCCTTTCCACACTGGCTGTGTTTGTGGTTTGCTACGTGCCCTACAACGCCTCACACATCGTGGGCTTTGTGCTGCAGGAGAACGTCCACTGGAGGACTGAGGCCATGCTGTCCAGTGCATGTAACGTCTTCCTGGAGCCTGTGGTCATGCTGATGCTCTCCCCGGCAACGCCCCGCGGCCTCATGGGAAGGCTCTGTGGAAGGCCCAGCAGATACAGCCGGACAGAGGGGCGCCATTGTAGCAAAACCATCACACGGGACCCTCTAGCTAAT ATGGGGCAGGAGGACAATTTCAACTGA